A genomic window from Nosocomiicoccus massiliensis includes:
- a CDS encoding DegV family protein, which yields MKIAYIIDSTADLDLAYENHPDIYRVSLHVTYENGDVIEDSKDETKIQEFYRRLKKEKTPPKSSQPSPQAFMDVLDKIVEKGYDAVIGITLSAKLSGTFQTMQMIMEEYKDKIQVYPINSENTSYVIGSMVEQAMELDESGVEIDKIIEHLKWVASESEVYLLVKDLHNLVKGGRLGSASAVLGSLLRIRPIMKFDNDEGVKLYEKVRTDRRVMAKWVEILVEKYEHFKGNLDVVVVHGDVEQDALKIVENFKEKFPDIKYHVYYLGSVLGVHGGNGAIGMAFIPNQYEK from the coding sequence TCTTCACGTGACATATGAAAATGGCGACGTGATTGAGGACTCTAAAGATGAAACTAAAATTCAAGAATTTTACAGAAGGTTAAAAAAAGAAAAGACGCCACCAAAGTCATCACAGCCATCGCCTCAAGCGTTTATGGACGTATTAGATAAAATCGTCGAAAAAGGCTATGACGCAGTGATTGGTATTACTTTATCTGCAAAACTGAGTGGAACGTTCCAAACGATGCAGATGATTATGGAAGAATATAAAGACAAGATTCAAGTGTATCCAATCAACTCTGAAAACACATCTTACGTCATCGGTAGTATGGTCGAACAAGCGATGGAACTTGATGAATCAGGTGTTGAAATTGACAAGATTATCGAGCACTTAAAGTGGGTGGCAAGTGAATCAGAGGTATATTTACTCGTTAAAGATTTACACAACCTTGTAAAAGGTGGTCGTCTCGGTTCTGCATCGGCAGTTCTCGGCTCGTTATTACGCATTCGTCCAATTATGAAGTTTGATAACGATGAAGGCGTTAAGTTATATGAAAAAGTACGAACAGATCGTCGTGTCATGGCAAAATGGGTGGAAATATTAGTTGAAAAGTATGAACACTTTAAGGGGAATTTAGATGTCGTAGTTGTTCACGGTGACGTGGAACAAGACGCATTAAAAATTGTGGAAAACTTTAAAGAAAAGTTTCCGGATATTAAATACCACGTTTATTACTTAGGATCAGTACTTGGAGTACATGGTGGTAATGGCGCAATTGGTATGGCATTTATTCCAAATCAATACGAAAAATAA